One window of Flavobacteriales bacterium genomic DNA carries:
- a CDS encoding sigma-70 family RNA polymerase sigma factor, whose amino-acid sequence MFLRNKTAPNLTDEELVARLRAGDRSSLGVLWDRYAHLLFGVAMKYLKDVEAGKDAVMGLFAELPALIGKHEVKRFRPWLHAVMRNRCLMVLRKADPLVRMDPALIEQEDQGGEAALHEASLQELEAAIAQLPEGQEACIRLFYLERNSYQQVAERTGYPLEQVRSHLQNGRRNLRISLERHGPQH is encoded by the coding sequence ATGTTCCTCCGCAACAAAACCGCTCCGAACCTCACCGATGAGGAACTGGTCGCCCGGCTTCGCGCTGGCGATCGTTCTTCGTTGGGCGTGCTTTGGGACCGGTATGCGCACTTGCTGTTCGGCGTGGCGATGAAGTACCTGAAGGACGTGGAGGCCGGGAAGGACGCGGTGATGGGACTTTTCGCGGAGCTGCCCGCGCTGATCGGCAAGCACGAGGTGAAGAGATTCCGGCCATGGTTGCATGCCGTGATGCGGAACCGATGCTTGATGGTATTGCGGAAAGCAGACCCGCTGGTGCGCATGGATCCCGCGCTGATCGAGCAGGAAGACCAAGGTGGTGAAGCCGCGTTGCACGAGGCTTCACTACAGGAACTCGAAGCCGCTATCGCGCAATTGCCCGAAGGACAGGAAGCGTGCATCCGCTTGTTCTATTTGGAAAGGAACAGCTATCAGCAAGTGGCCGAGCGCACCGGCTACCCGCTTGAACAGGTGCGCAGCCATCTTCAGAACGGCAGGAGGAACCTGCGCATTTCATTGGAACGCCATGGCCCACAGCACTGA
- the rpmA gene encoding 50S ribosomal protein L27 codes for MAHKKGAGSTQNGRESHSKRLGVKIYGGSAAIAGNIIVRQRGTHHHVGKNVGIGVDHTLYALVDGTVEFRRKRDNKSYVSIIPVGVDLNGGGKAIVKTAKKTEAPKAAKAPKADDLKKVEGIGPKIAELFNEAGINSFAELAATSVDKLKEILEAAGPHFASHNPGTWPKQAELAAVGKWDELKAWQDELSGGK; via the coding sequence ATGGCACACAAGAAAGGAGCAGGTAGTACCCAGAACGGCCGCGAGTCGCACTCGAAGCGTCTGGGCGTGAAGATCTACGGTGGCAGCGCCGCTATCGCAGGTAACATCATCGTCCGCCAGCGCGGCACCCACCACCATGTGGGCAAGAATGTCGGTATCGGCGTGGACCACACCCTCTACGCCCTTGTGGACGGCACAGTGGAGTTCCGCCGCAAGCGCGACAACAAGAGCTACGTGAGCATCATCCCCGTCGGCGTCGACCTGAACGGTGGCGGAAAGGCCATCGTGAAGACCGCCAAGAAGACCGAGGCCCCCAAAGCCGCCAAAGCTCCCAAGGCCGATGACCTGAAGAAGGTCGAAGGCATCGGGCCGAAGATCGCCGAGCTTTTCAACGAAGCAGGGATCAACAGCTTCGCCGAGCTGGCAGCTACTTCCGTGGACAAGCTGAAGGAGATCCTGGAGGCCGCCGGCCCCCACTTCGCTTCGCACAACCCTGGTACTTGGCCCAAGCAAGCTGAACTCGCCGCAGTCGGCAAGTGGGACGAGCTGAAGGCGTGGCAGGACGAGCTGAGCGGCGGCAAGTAA
- the rplU gene encoding 50S ribosomal protein L21, with product MYAIVEIAGQQFKVQAPQKLKVHRLELEEGKHVELGNVLMVSDGTKTSIGTPVVDGVRIAAKVLVHSKADKVIVGKKKRRKGYQKVNGHRQYLTELWVEAILAKGEKFDASKSTAPAVIPYAPAVKKTRETAEAAPVKKAPAKKAPAKKAAAKKAPAKKAAAKKAAPKKDDKK from the coding sequence ATGTACGCCATCGTAGAGATCGCCGGCCAGCAATTCAAGGTGCAGGCCCCCCAAAAGCTGAAAGTTCACCGCCTCGAGCTCGAGGAAGGCAAGCATGTTGAACTTGGTAATGTGCTCATGGTGAGCGATGGTACCAAGACCAGCATCGGCACGCCGGTGGTGGACGGTGTCCGCATCGCCGCCAAAGTGCTGGTACACAGCAAGGCCGACAAGGTGATAGTGGGCAAAAAGAAGCGCCGCAAGGGCTACCAGAAGGTCAACGGCCACCGCCAATACCTCACCGAGCTGTGGGTGGAGGCCATCCTCGCCAAGGGTGAGAAGTTCGATGCCAGCAAGAGCACCGCACCTGCCGTGATCCCCTACGCTCCGGCAGTGAAGAAGACCCGTGAGACGGCCGAGGCCGCTCCGGTGAAGAAGGCTCCTGCCAAGAAGGCCCCGGCCAAGAAGGCGGCAGCGAAGAAAGCACCGGCCAAGAAAGCGGCAGCCAAGAAAGCCGCTCCGAAAAAAGACGATAAGAAATAA
- a CDS encoding methionine adenosyltransferase gives MPYLFTSESVSEGHPDKIADQISDALIDHFLAFDPESKVACETLVTTGQVVLAGEVKSTAYLDVQQIAREVIRRIGYTRSEYMFEADSCGVFSAIHEQSPDINQGVVRKKPEEQGAGDQGMMFGYACRDTDSYMPLALDLSHRLLQELAAIRREKNSKMPYLRPDAKSQVTIEYGDDHTPLRIDAIVISTQHDDFDTEPKMLAKIKKDVLEILIPRVKKKLSKRVQALFNDKIQYHINPTGKFVIGGPHGDTGLTGRKIIVDTYGGKGAHGGGAFSGKDPSKVDRSAAYAARHVAKNLIAAGVCDEVLVQVAYAIGVAKPVGFYVNTYGTAKVKKTDGAIAKTLAGMKELDMRPYFIEKRFNLRTPIYSETAAYGHMGRTPRTVTKKFDNAGRKATVKVKLFPWEELDAVPAVRKAFGLK, from the coding sequence ATGCCATACCTCTTCACTTCAGAAAGCGTCAGCGAAGGCCATCCCGACAAGATCGCCGATCAGATCAGCGATGCGCTCATCGACCACTTTTTGGCCTTCGATCCCGAGAGCAAGGTGGCCTGCGAAACATTGGTGACCACAGGACAGGTGGTGCTGGCCGGCGAGGTGAAGAGCACCGCGTATTTGGATGTGCAGCAGATCGCGCGGGAAGTGATCCGCCGCATCGGCTACACGCGCAGTGAATACATGTTCGAGGCGGACAGCTGCGGCGTGTTCAGCGCCATCCACGAGCAAAGCCCGGACATTAACCAAGGCGTGGTGCGCAAAAAGCCGGAAGAGCAAGGGGCCGGCGACCAAGGCATGATGTTCGGCTATGCCTGCCGCGACACGGACTCCTATATGCCCCTGGCTTTGGACCTGAGCCACCGCCTGTTGCAGGAGCTCGCCGCGATCCGCCGCGAGAAGAACTCCAAGATGCCCTACCTGCGGCCCGATGCCAAGAGCCAGGTGACCATTGAATACGGCGACGACCATACGCCGCTGCGCATCGACGCCATCGTGATCAGCACCCAGCATGACGACTTCGACACCGAGCCGAAGATGTTGGCGAAGATCAAGAAGGATGTACTGGAGATCCTGATCCCCCGGGTGAAGAAGAAGCTTTCCAAGCGTGTGCAGGCGCTTTTCAACGACAAGATCCAATACCATATCAACCCCACCGGCAAGTTCGTGATCGGCGGACCGCACGGTGATACCGGCCTCACCGGTCGCAAGATCATCGTGGACACCTACGGTGGCAAGGGCGCGCATGGTGGCGGTGCTTTCAGTGGTAAGGACCCCAGCAAGGTGGACCGCAGCGCCGCGTATGCCGCTAGGCACGTGGCCAAGAACCTGATCGCAGCGGGGGTTTGCGACGAAGTGCTCGTGCAGGTGGCCTATGCCATCGGCGTAGCCAAGCCTGTCGGCTTCTACGTGAACACCTACGGCACCGCGAAAGTGAAGAAGACCGATGGCGCCATAGCCAAGACCTTGGCGGGGATGAAGGAATTGGACATGCGCCCGTACTTCATCGAAAAGCGCTTCAACCTGCGCACGCCCATCTACAGCGAGACCGCAGCCTACGGGCACATGGGCCGCACGCCGCGCACCGTGACCAAGAAATTCGATAACGCGGGCAGGAAGGCCACTGTGAAGGTGAAGCTCTTCCCTTGGGAGGAACTGGATGCCGTGCCGGCAGTGAGGAAGGCGTTCGGGTTGAAGTAG
- the gldA gene encoding gliding motility-associated ABC transporter ATP-binding subunit GldA: protein MSISVRHITKQFGTQKALDDVSFEIGGSEVVGFLGPNGAGKSTMMKILTCFLPPTSGDASVCGFDIREASMDVRRNVGYLPEHNPLYTDLYVREYLEFVAGLHKMKNIAARVKEMVGTVGLEREAHKKIGALSKGYRQRVGLAQAMIHDPKVLILDEPTSGLDPNQLEEIRGLIKHIGEARTVMLSTHIMQEVEAICSRVIIIDKGRIVADDNAKHLRGMGDQRQAILVEFDGRATAEELLALPGVEGVERGSGSTWTITFREEHDIRPAVFQFAVDKGLKVLTLQRSERDLEAVFKELTGR from the coding sequence ATGTCCATCTCCGTCCGCCACATCACCAAGCAGTTCGGCACCCAGAAAGCGCTGGACGACGTTTCCTTCGAGATCGGTGGGAGCGAGGTCGTCGGCTTCCTCGGGCCTAACGGCGCGGGAAAGAGCACGATGATGAAGATCCTCACGTGCTTCCTGCCGCCTACCAGCGGTGATGCCAGCGTGTGCGGCTTCGACATCCGTGAGGCCAGCATGGACGTGCGCCGCAACGTGGGCTACCTGCCGGAGCACAATCCGCTGTACACGGACCTCTATGTGCGGGAATACCTGGAATTCGTCGCGGGACTGCACAAGATGAAGAACATCGCCGCCCGTGTGAAGGAGATGGTGGGCACGGTGGGGCTGGAGCGGGAAGCGCACAAGAAGATCGGAGCGCTGAGCAAGGGCTACCGCCAGCGCGTGGGCTTGGCGCAGGCCATGATCCACGACCCCAAGGTGCTCATCCTGGATGAACCCACCAGCGGTCTGGATCCGAACCAGTTGGAAGAGATCCGCGGCTTGATCAAGCACATCGGTGAGGCGCGCACGGTGATGCTGAGCACGCACATCATGCAGGAGGTGGAGGCCATCTGCAGCCGGGTCATCATCATCGACAAGGGCCGCATCGTGGCGGACGACAATGCCAAGCACCTGCGCGGCATGGGCGATCAGCGGCAGGCCATCCTCGTGGAGTTCGACGGTCGCGCCACCGCTGAGGAACTGCTTGCATTACCGGGCGTGGAGGGTGTTGAACGGGGCAGCGGGAGCACATGGACCATCACCTTCCGGGAGGAGCACGACATCCGCCCCGCCGTGTTCCAGTTCGCCGTGGACAAGGGCCTGAAGGTGCTCACGCTGCAACGCTCCGAGCGCGATCTGGAGGCGGTGTTCAAGGAATTGACAGGACGTTGA
- a CDS encoding type II toxin-antitoxin system HicA family toxin: MKRLKLIRHLEKHGCILLREGGNHAIYLNPKNQRRSAVGRHRELADLLCEKICKQLEVPGLK; the protein is encoded by the coding sequence ATGAAGCGGTTGAAGTTGATCCGGCACTTGGAGAAGCACGGATGCATCCTGTTGCGGGAAGGAGGTAACCATGCCATCTACCTCAACCCGAAGAACCAAAGACGATCCGCAGTTGGACGTCACCGTGAACTGGCCGACTTGCTTTGCGAAAAGATCTGCAAGCAACTTGAGGTACCGGGTTTGAAATAA
- a CDS encoding type II toxin-antitoxin system HicB family antitoxin — protein MELSAIVERSEDGWYVGQLEELPEVLSQGRTLEELMDNLRDAMHQLFIANKQQVEDEHVGRTVIRERLKVA, from the coding sequence ATGGAACTCTCAGCAATAGTCGAACGATCCGAAGACGGTTGGTATGTAGGCCAGCTGGAGGAACTCCCCGAGGTGCTTTCACAAGGGCGCACCTTGGAGGAATTGATGGACAATTTGCGTGATGCCATGCACCAATTGTTCATAGCGAACAAGCAGCAGGTGGAGGATGAACATGTAGGCAGAACCGTTATCCGGGAGAGGCTGAAGGTGGCCTGA
- the rsgA gene encoding ribosome small subunit-dependent GTPase A: MPTGLLMRSTGSRYIVRGEDGVLHTCIAKGKLRIKGYSTTNPLAVGDLVEFNPAAEKVGNEMVGAVTELHHRRNYLVRKSVNLSHHKHVIASNMDQCLVLVTLARPRTSFGFIDRVLVTAEAYRIPPIIIFNKVDDYDDDELGLLAEYEDVYQGAGYRTLITSALKNVGMDEVKELLKGKVSLLVGHSGVGKSTLVNAIDPALDLHTLEISASTDKGQHTTTAAEMFELQLSPAVLSREPVSRESGSSLPTFIIDTPGVKGFGLVDMTQEEIVDQFPEFFALKGECRFGDCKHMKEPGCAVLEAVESGEIAGSRYNSYIDMVEGVDEATSYR, translated from the coding sequence ATGCCCACCGGCCTCCTCATGCGTTCCACCGGCAGCCGCTACATCGTACGCGGTGAAGATGGCGTGCTGCATACCTGCATCGCCAAGGGGAAGCTGCGCATCAAAGGCTATAGCACCACCAACCCGTTGGCCGTGGGCGATCTGGTGGAATTCAACCCGGCGGCGGAAAAGGTGGGCAACGAGATGGTGGGCGCCGTGACGGAGCTGCACCATCGCCGCAACTACTTGGTGCGGAAGTCCGTGAACCTCTCGCACCACAAGCATGTGATCGCGAGCAATATGGACCAGTGCCTGGTGCTGGTGACCTTGGCCCGGCCGCGCACGTCCTTCGGCTTCATCGACCGTGTGCTGGTGACGGCGGAGGCCTACCGCATCCCGCCGATCATCATCTTCAACAAGGTGGATGACTACGATGACGACGAGCTGGGCCTGCTCGCGGAATACGAGGATGTGTACCAAGGCGCAGGCTATCGCACGTTGATCACCTCCGCGCTGAAAAACGTGGGGATGGACGAGGTGAAGGAACTACTGAAGGGAAAAGTTTCGCTGTTGGTGGGGCACAGTGGCGTGGGCAAGAGCACCTTGGTGAACGCCATCGACCCGGCACTGGACCTGCACACATTGGAGATCAGTGCTTCCACGGACAAGGGACAGCATACCACCACGGCAGCGGAGATGTTCGAATTGCAGTTGTCACCAGCCGTCTTGAGTCGTGAGCCCGTGAGTCGTGAGTCCGGATCATCGCTACCCACATTCATCATCGACACGCCCGGCGTGAAAGGCTTCGGCCTGGTTGACATGACGCAGGAGGAGATCGTGGACCAGTTCCCTGAGTTTTTTGCGCTGAAGGGTGAATGCCGCTTCGGGGATTGCAAGCATATGAAAGAGCCGGGCTGCGCGGTGCTGGAAGCGGTGGAGAGCGGCGAGATCGCCGGGAGCCGTTACAACAGCTACATCGACATGGTGGAGGGCGTGGATGAGGCGACCTCCTACCGCTAG
- a CDS encoding NifU family protein: MSIAILIGTEERERLTQRVKDALTELRPFLEADGGDITLVDISEKGVVRVRLHGACSSCSMSAMTMKAGVEEAIKRVAPEVVKVEAVK, from the coding sequence ATGAGCATTGCCATCCTGATCGGTACCGAAGAACGCGAACGCTTGACGCAGCGGGTGAAGGATGCGCTCACGGAACTCCGGCCCTTCCTCGAAGCTGATGGTGGCGACATCACCCTCGTTGACATCAGTGAGAAGGGCGTAGTGCGCGTGCGACTGCACGGGGCTTGCAGCAGCTGCTCCATGAGCGCCATGACGATGAAGGCCGGTGTGGAAGAGGCCATCAAGCGCGTGGCCCCGGAAGTGGTGAAGGTGGAGGCGGTGAAGTGA